One Carassius auratus strain Wakin chromosome 3, ASM336829v1, whole genome shotgun sequence genomic region harbors:
- the LOC113043039 gene encoding 4-aminobutyrate aminotransferase, mitochondrial, with product MASSLLTRQLAFSLQKNLRLAAPGSRYVSKTATKTVSEFEYDAPSMKTAVPGPKSQELLRQLGEIQNVGAIHFFCNYEESRGNYLVDVDGNRMLDVYTQISSIPIGYNHPALIKVMTNPNNVSAFVNRPALGILPPENFPDKLNESLLSIAPSGMTRVQTMACGSCSNENAFKSMFIWYRNKERGYTSPSEQEVGTCMINQTPGCPDLSILSFMGAFHGRTMGCLATTHSKAIHKLDIPSFDWPIAPFPKLQYPLEEFVRENAQEEARCLEEVEDLIVKWRQKDKPVAGIVIEPIQAEGGDNHASPDFFIKLRNIARKHGCAFHVDEVQTGGGTTGKFWAHEHWGLDDPADVVSFSKKLQTGGYYHRDEMQPDKPYRIFNTWMGDPSKNLFLSEVLNVIRRENLLEEVTRSGKALLQGLYALQTQYPQILSRARGQGTFCAIDACNDATRDSIMLKARNKGLFMGSCGEKTIRFRPTLVFKEYHVHQLLNILNDVLAEHK from the exons ATGGCTTCCTCACTCCTGACCCGCCAGCTGGCCTTCTCCCTTCAGAAAAACCTGCGTCTCGCCGCTCCAG gtTCCAGATATGTCAGCAAAACCGCCACAAAGACGGTTTCAGAGTTTGAGTATGATGCCCCATCCATGAAAACGGCTGTGCCAGGACCAAAGTCTCAG GAGCTGCTTAGACAACTCGGCGAGATTCAG AATGTTGGAGCGATTCATTTCTTCTGCAACTATGAGGAGAGCAGGGGGAACTACCTGGTGGACGTGGACGGCAACCGAATGCTGGATGTGTACACACAGATTTCCTCCATTCCCATCG GTTACAATCATCCAGCCTTAATTAAAGTGATGACCAATCCAAATAATGTG AGTGCATTTGTCAACCGTCCGGCGCTTGGTATTCTGCCACCTGAGAACTTTCCAGACAAACTGAATGAGAGCCTGCTGTCG ATTGCCCCCAGTGGAATGACCCGAGTACAAACCATGGCCTGTGGATCCTGCTCCAATGAGAATGCTTTCAAGAGCATGTTTATCTGGTACAGA AATAAGGAGAGAGGATACACCAGCCCCTCGGAGCAGGAAGTCGGCACTTGCATGATCAACCAG ACTCCTGGATGCCCCGATTTGAGCATCTTGTCTTTCATGGGAGCTTTCCATGGGAGAACTATGG GCTGCCTGGCCACAACACATTCCAAAGCTATTCACAAGCTGGATATACCGTCCTTCGACTGGCCCATCGCACCCTTCCCTAAGCTGCAGTACCCTCTGGAGGAGTTTGTGAGGGAGAACGCCCAGGAAGAGGCCCGCTGCCTGGAGGAG gttGAGGATCTCATCGTGAAGTGGAGGCAGAAGGATAAACCAGTGGCTGGCATTGTGATCGAGCCCATCCAGGCAGAGGGAGGGGACAACCACGCTTCCCCTGATTTCTTCATCAAACTGCGAAATATTGCACGCAAG CATGGCTGCGCTTTCCACGTGGATGAGGTGCAGACAGGTGGAGGAACAACAGGCAAGTTCTGGGCCCATGAGCATTGGGGCCTGGACGACCCTGCTGATGTTGTCTCCTTCAGCAAGAAGCTGCAGACAGGAGGATACTACCACAGGGATGAAATGCAACCAGACAAA CCCTACAGAATCTTCAACACGTGGATGGGAGACCCCTCAAAGAATCTGTTCTTATCAGAGGTGCTTAATGTGATCCGAAGAGAGAACCTTCTGGAGGAGGTGACGCGCTCAGGGAAGGCTCTTCTACAAGGCCTTTACGCACTGCAG ACCCAGTACCCTCAGATCCTGAGTAGAGCCCGTGGCCAGGGCACATTCTGTGCCATAGATGCCTGCAATGATGCCACACGCGACAGTATCATGCTTAAGGCCAGGAACAAGG GTCTATTTATGGGTTCCTGTGGAGAAAAGACCATCCGTTTCCGTCCCACTTTGGTCTTCAAGGAGTACCATGTCCATCAGCTCCTGAACATCCTGAACGACGTCCTGGCTGAGCATAAATAG